One Tachypleus tridentatus isolate NWPU-2018 chromosome 3, ASM421037v1, whole genome shotgun sequence DNA window includes the following coding sequences:
- the LOC143246285 gene encoding eukaryotic translation initiation factor 4E-binding protein 2-like, producing MSAHSPEQLNNERLGIPARSILLNDASHLPNDYSSTPGGTIFSTTPGGTRIIYERAFLMQLRNSPIAKTPPKNLPIIPGVTSSLEMGKNKPMENGRPEKVATGENQDEPQFQMDI from the exons ATGTCGGCACATTCTCCAGAGCAATTGAATAATGAAAGACTTGGTATTCCAGCAAGAAGTATCCTGTTGAATGACGCATCGCATCTCCCAAATGATTACAGCTCAACGCCTGGAGGCACAATCTTCTCAACAACACCAGGCG GTACCCGAATCATATATGAACGAGCATTTCTCATGCAGTTACGAAATTCTCCTATTGCAAAAACACCTCCCAAAAACTTGCCAATCATACCAGGTGTAACTTCTAGTCTTGAGATGGGGAAGAACAAACCCATGGAGAATGGAAGACCTGAAAAAGTAGCAACAGGAG aAAACCAGGATGAACCACAATTCCAGATGGACATCTGA